A region from the Fusarium musae strain F31 chromosome 1, whole genome shotgun sequence genome encodes:
- a CDS encoding hypothetical protein (EggNog:ENOG41): protein MDNIQTESTPLLQPDLTCDASNRIPPTKVRVIQWRAAWQHHFSQWSALYICSLFILLVDVPNFLSEVPKLRMLELGLCRDYYAATDPSVIGRDGSVPEHLCKVHEIQSALAKMRGILGMIEGIPGLILAIPYGVLADSKGRRLVTGLSLLGFVLRDIWAFTALFFHRVFPVRAVYAAPAFLVLGGGSTVISPMIMAIIAAAIPEASRTRAFFWVQVVLLITELIAPPLGAVLMNALGPHFAFLTAVPLEALAFVVLGFIPNTRASDSVLSNDMETTEADQNQSHSGQREETTSDPVSFKERTLKTLSHISHNIQHGVHTLGSHKSLLVGLLALIVAKMARPMLELILQYMSVRFGWPLAKTAFLLSIQAAGQILLFAVVLPQVNIWLIRRMKTSSAANLALARVSILLLAVGSLCMGLAAAVPAFIIAFFGYTLGNGFSSALRSLLTTMVHPDHLSLLFTAIAVFEGISTIGASPLLGLSFSVGLDIGGMAVSLPFFVASMLYALAAALLVHGMSIESCSSEA from the exons ATGGATAACATTCAGACCGAATCGACACCGCTGCTACAGCCCGACCTCACCTGCGACGCTTCAAATAGAATCCCTCCCACAAAGGTTAGGGTCATTCAGTGGCGGGCAGCATGGCAGCATCACTTTTCTCAGTGGTCAGCTCTGTACATATGTAGCCttttcatcctcctcgtcgacGTCCCCAACTTCCTAAGCGAAGTCCCAAAGTTGCGTATGCTTGAACTTGGTCTCTGTCGCGATTACTACGCTGCCACTGACCCAAGCGTCATCGGCCGTGATGGCTCAGTTCCAGAGCATCTTTGCAAGGTCCACGAGATTCAGAGCGCTCTTGCTAAGATGAGAGGCATTCTTGGCATGATTGAGGGTATCCCTGGTCTCATACTCGCTATCCCATATGGCGTCCTGGCCGATAGTAAGGGCCGCAGGTTGGTCACGGGCCTTAGTCTACTGGGCTTTGTCCTCAGAGACATCTGGGCTTTTACTGCACTTTTCTTTCATCGAGTATTTCCTGTCCGCGCTGTCTATGCTGCGCCGGCTTTCTTGGTCCTCGGAGGAGGTTCTACTGTTATCAGCCCCATGATCATGGCCATCATTGCTGCTGCGATCCCGGAAGCATCACG AACAAGGGCTTTCTTCTGGGTGCAGGTTGTCCTTCTCATAACAGAGCTAATTGCACCACCACTCGGTGCCGTTCTCATGAATGCATTAGGACCGCATTTTGCTTTCCTCACGGCCGTGCCACTTGAAGCTCTGGCCTTTGTGGTGCTCGGCTTTATTCCCAACACAAGGGCATCTGATAGTGTCCTTAGCAACGACATGGAGACTACGGAGGCAGATCAAAACCAATCACATAGCGGTCAACGCGAAGAAACAACATCTGATCCAGTTTCGTTCAAGGAAAGGACCCTGAAGACTCTATCACACATTTCACATAATATCCAACACGGTGTTCATACTTTGGGTAGTCATAAAAGTCTGCTGGTAGGCCTCCTAGCACTGATTGTTGCAAAGATGGCTCGACCCATGCTAGAACTGATCTTGCAATACATGTCTGTGAGATTTGGATGGCCGCTGGCCAAG ACGGCATTTTTACTCTCGATCCAAGCCGCGGGTCAGATTCTCCTTTTTGCTGTAGTCCTACCGCAAGTCAATATCTGGCTCATCAGGAGAATGAAGACATCTTCAGCTGCAAATCTCGCATTGGCTCGAGTGTcgattctcctcctcgctgtTGGTTCACTCTGCATGGGtctcgctgctgctgttccAGCGTTTATAATCG CGTTCTTTGGATATACGCTTGGCAATGGTTTCTCATCCGCCTTGCGATCTCTCTTGACAACCATGGTACATCCAGATCATCTATCACTCTTATTCACTGCCATCGCCGTGTTTGAAGGCATCTCGACCATTGGCGCCTCGCCACTCCTTGGACTGTCATTCTCTGTCGGCTTGGACATTGGAGGTATGGCTGTGAGCCTGCCGTTCTTTGTTGCTTCGATGCTCTATGCCCTTGCTGCGGCGCTACTTGTTCATGGCATGTCCATAGAGTCTTGCTCGTCCGAAGCCTAG
- a CDS encoding hypothetical protein (EggNog:ENOG41), which translates to MSSYSNSREENMLPHIDQIENFFTRPNNQFESFCSTQEHSTLFGVSPPLGHDTVSLVAEHISPLPVRNSTSENSGNRPSSHAYTRRGTEPSAHSLWITPTTDFKEITMPGASRGPSLHPINDAAELIDPVTPSCSWNMERKIAYIVDCAKMLGFRDFDSVVTTYYTSSFEVMSRAHDMQRVSRIRGLGSVLRTLDASAEAWPPHESQIYQAEIFKAAEHLYRAEFQKSIDSGALMVLEGRMKENEINGQTAVKDTSHKSELLSQVS; encoded by the coding sequence ATGTCGTCGTATTCAAATTCAAGGGAGGAAAACATGTTACCTCATATTGACCAAATTGAGAATTTCTTCACTAGACCTAATAATCAATTTGAGAGCTTCTGCAGTACTCAAGAACATAGCACATTATTTGGTGTCTCGCCTCCACTTGGTCACGACACAGTGTCGCTAGTTGCTGAGCACATATCACCATTGCCAGTGCGTAACTCGACAAGCGAAAATTCCGGTAACAGACCTTCCAGCCATGCATACACTCGCCGTGGTACAGAGCCCTCGGCACATTCTCTCTGGATCACACCAACTACCGACTTCAAGGAGATCACGATGCCCGGCGCGAGCCGCGGGCCTTCATTGCACCCGATAAATGACGCGGCAGAACTTATTGACCCAGTTACTCCTTCTTGCTCATGGAACATGGAGCGTAAAATCGCCTACATTGTCGATTGCGCCAAGATGCTCGGTTTCCGCGACTTCGACTCTGTCGTAACGACCTACTACACCAGCTCGTTTGAAGTCATGTCTCGAGCTCATGATATGCAGAGGGTCAGCAGGATCCGTGGCCTAGGTTCTGTTCTTCGGACCCTTGATGCCAGCGCCGAGGCCTGGCCACCCCACGAGAGCCAAATCTATCAGGCTGAGATTTTCAAAGCTGCCGAGCATCTTTACAGGGCTGAATTTCAGAAATCAATCGATAGCGGAGCATTGATGGTTCTAGAGGGGCGCATGAAAGAGAATGAAATCAATGGACAGACGGCGGTTAAAGATACATCTCATAAGAGTGAGCTCTTGTCACAGGTGAGTTGA
- a CDS encoding hypothetical protein (EggNog:ENOG41), whose amino-acid sequence MAAAAVQTYTPASYDHRAVDAMTDVDVAAQRLQELNGLDHMKSCIRDVFMKHGVDKVFGVGLLHRHYDVAPNEKIIELGPVSSPWVVGDDEAITGGSVLPHTWRVFDGELKPTEFKFVPQRELPNVDRPVFPAAFVKELIGVLQETGLDEVLGVSLYEAGDPDNETMEVTYGRSSIVIPSTGLIGSKVIGPQGFDAFQAAWTFSKKEGEDIVAHHGICAAMGVDDGVTERHGICAAKAESGIEARHGICAAKAADDGITARHGICAAKMNDGVKSLHGICAAKASEGVNSRHGICAARSADDGLKAQHGICAAKAADDGLKAHHGICAVRATADGVTSRHGICAAKAADAGITARHGICAAKADDGFTARHGICAVKAPEEGLEARHGICAAKAADEGFRARHGICAVKAAEGIKTYHGICAARSAEEGLKAHHGICAVRTAEDGIKAKHGICVAKVADEGMTARHGICAARLANGDGIKV is encoded by the coding sequence ATGGCTGCCGCAGCAGTTCAGACTTACACTCCCGCGTCCTACGACCACCGCGCCGTTGATGCTATGACGGACGTCGACGTGGCCGCCCAGCGACTCCAGGAGCTCAATGGTCTGGATCACATGAAGTCCTGCATCAGAGACGTCTTCATGAAGCACGGCGTCGATAAGGTATTCGGTGTTGgcctcctccaccgccaCTACGACGTTGCCCCCAATGAGAAGATCATCGAGCTTGGTCCGGTCTCCTCGCCCTGGGTTGTAGGCGACGACGAAGCCATCACTGGCGGCTCAGTCCTCCCTCACACCTGGCGCGTCTTCGATGGCGAGCTTAAGCCCACCGAGTTCAAGTTCGTGCCACAGCGTGAGCTCCCCAACGTCGATCGGCCAGTGTTCCCAGCTGCCTTTGTTAAAGAGCTCATCGGCGTGCTGCAGGAGACAGGCCTCGATGAGGTTCTAGGTGTGAGCCTGTACGAAGCTGGTGACCCTGATAACGAGACCATGGAGGTGACGTACGGCCGCAGCAGCATCGTCATTCCTTCTACAGGTCTTATCGGCTCCAAGGTCATTGGCCCACAGGGCTTTGATGCATTTCAAGCGGCCTGGACTTTCAGCAAGAAGGAGGGCGAGGATATTGTTGCCCACCATGGCATCTGCGCCGCAATGGGTGTTGACGATGGTGTTACAGAGCGTCATGGAATCTGTGCGGCCAAAGCGGAGAGTGGCATCGAAGCTCGACACGGGATCTGTGCCGCAAAGGCTGCTGATGACGGGATCACCGCTCGCCATGGTATCTGCGCAGCCAAGATGAACGATGGTGTCAAATCTCTACACGGCATTTGCGCAGCAAAGGCCAGTGAAGGTGTAAACTCTCGTCATGGCATCTGTGCTGCTAGATCTGCCGACGATGGCTTGAAGGCCCAGCACGGAATTTGCGCTGCAAAGGCTGCTGACGATGGCCTCAAAGCTCATCATGGTATCTGCGCTGTAAGGGCCACTGCTGACGGAGTTACCTCTCGTCACGGTATCTGTGCTGCCAAAGCGGCTGATGCCGGAATTACAGCTCGTCACGGCATCTGCGCGGCAAAAGCCGACGACGGTTTCACAGCTCGGCACGGTATCTGTGCTGTCAAAGCTCCTGAAGAAGGCCTAGAGGCTCGTCACGGTATTTGCGCCGCTAAGGCCGCTGACGAAGGATTCAGGGCTCGTCATGGCATTTGCGCTgtgaaggctgctgagggcATCAAGACCTACCACGGTATCTGTGCTGCCAGGTCTGCTGAAGAGGGTCTAAAGGCTCACCACGGTATATGCGCTGTCCGCACTGCGGAGGATGGCATCAAGGCTAAGCATGGAATTTGTGTCGCCAAGGTTGCCGATGAGGGTATGACAGCTCGCCATGGTATTTGCGCCGCACGTCTTGCTAATGGGGATGGAATCAAGGTTTAG